One segment of Patescibacteria group bacterium DNA contains the following:
- the mreC gene encoding rod shape-determining protein MreC, whose amino-acid sequence MLDRLLKSLIYSLAAILIAVFFHYLGWLRPVENMFILLFKPLQSGAYELSQKTQSFSDYWLRKRNIIAENQKLIEEIKNLSLDQSKINSLEEENALLKKELNFIDEDKKQFVAARIITGVSDPLSQTVIIDRGARDGIVKGLAVSADRGVLVGKISEVFDDYSKVMLLSDNKSRVAATVQNLDHTVGLVEGQYGLSFSMTNIPQNQDIHQGDLVVTSGLEGQIPKDLLIAKVESVRTVESEIFKTAILQPIIPLSNLSYVLVIIP is encoded by the coding sequence ATGTTAGACAGGTTGCTAAAATCATTAATTTATTCTTTAGCGGCAATACTTATTGCCGTGTTTTTTCATTATTTAGGCTGGTTGAGACCGGTGGAGAACATGTTTATCTTATTATTTAAACCACTGCAAAGCGGCGCTTACGAGCTATCGCAAAAGACTCAAAGTTTTTCCGATTATTGGTTGCGTAAAAGGAATATTATAGCCGAAAATCAAAAGCTGATTGAGGAAATAAAAAATCTGTCTTTGGATCAATCCAAGATAAACAGCTTGGAAGAAGAGAATGCTCTACTAAAAAAAGAGTTGAATTTTATTGACGAAGATAAGAAACAGTTCGTGGCGGCGCGTATTATTACCGGCGTATCCGATCCTTTGTCGCAGACTGTTATTATTGATCGCGGCGCCAGGGACGGCATCGTCAAGGGATTGGCGGTTTCGGCCGATCGAGGCGTCTTGGTTGGTAAAATTTCCGAAGTTTTTGATGATTACTCCAAGGTGATGTTGTTGTCAGATAATAAATCTCGCGTGGCAGCGACAGTGCAGAATCTCGATCACACCGTTGGTCTGGTTGAGGGGCAATACGGTTTGTCTTTCTCTATGACTAATATTCCGCAAAATCAAGATATTCATCAAGGCGATTTGGTGGTTACTTCTGGCTTGGAAGGCCAAATACCCAAAGATTTATTGATTGCCAAAGTGGAAAGTGTTAGAACCGTGGAATCGGAGATTTTTAAAACCGCCATTCTTCAACCGATCATACCCTTGAGTAATTTGTCATATGTCTTGGTTATCATACCTTAA